The following coding sequences lie in one Halomonas sp. 'Soap Lake #6' genomic window:
- a CDS encoding Gfo/Idh/MocA family protein, giving the protein MITTQDKAHRRLRVAMIGGGQGAFIGGVHRMAMRLDDRFELVAGVFSSDAERNVTTARALGIEPGRCYADHTALLATEAAHEEGAEIMVIVTPNHLHFPVALAGLQAGLHVVCEKPMTLTLAEAEQLARAVEESKRCFLLTHNYAGYPLVQHARELVDRGALGRLRHVQVEYVQEWLSETPPDDNRQAAWRLDPAQAGAAGCLGDIGVHAFQLAQFISGQRVSEVSAELITAIPGRVLDDNVQALLRFDGGARGMLWASQTSPGFENELSIRVIGEKASLQWAQETPNELWFKPLNGPSRRLTRRDDALSDEVSRGIRLPGGHPEGYIEAFANLYQALADKLSVDQPSAWLPGIDDGVDGMRFIAAALDSNRKQGAWTALMGAEIANE; this is encoded by the coding sequence ATGATAACAACTCAGGATAAAGCACATCGCCGCCTGCGCGTTGCAATGATCGGCGGTGGTCAGGGGGCTTTTATTGGCGGTGTTCACCGTATGGCCATGCGTCTGGACGACCGTTTTGAGTTGGTCGCAGGAGTCTTCTCCTCCGATGCCGAGCGTAACGTAACCACAGCGCGAGCCTTGGGTATTGAGCCGGGGCGCTGCTACGCCGATCACACTGCACTGTTGGCTACCGAAGCGGCCCATGAGGAAGGCGCTGAGATTATGGTCATTGTGACGCCTAACCATCTGCATTTTCCAGTGGCGCTGGCAGGGTTGCAAGCTGGGTTGCACGTGGTGTGTGAGAAGCCCATGACGTTGACTCTGGCTGAGGCAGAGCAACTGGCACGGGCAGTCGAGGAGAGCAAGCGCTGCTTTTTACTGACCCATAACTACGCTGGTTACCCGCTGGTGCAGCATGCTCGTGAGTTGGTGGACCGCGGTGCACTGGGCCGCTTGCGCCATGTACAGGTGGAGTATGTTCAAGAGTGGCTGAGTGAAACACCTCCAGACGATAACCGCCAGGCGGCTTGGCGACTTGATCCTGCTCAGGCAGGGGCTGCGGGCTGCCTGGGGGATATCGGCGTCCATGCGTTCCAATTGGCTCAGTTCATTAGTGGCCAGCGGGTTAGTGAGGTCAGTGCCGAGTTAATTACCGCTATTCCAGGGCGCGTATTGGATGACAACGTTCAAGCCTTGCTGCGTTTCGATGGTGGCGCGCGTGGCATGCTGTGGGCTAGCCAAACGTCCCCGGGGTTTGAAAATGAGCTGAGCATCCGTGTCATTGGTGAGAAGGCAAGCCTTCAGTGGGCGCAAGAAACCCCCAACGAACTGTGGTTTAAACCGCTTAATGGCCCTAGCCGGCGATTAACCCGCCGTGACGATGCATTGAGCGATGAGGTGAGCCGTGGCATTAGGTTGCCCGGCGGTCATCCAGAAGGCTACATCGAGGCCTTCGCCAATCTTTATCAGGCCCTGGCCGATAAGCTATCGGTAGACCAGCCTTCTGCCTGGCTACCCGGTATTGATGACGGTGTAGATGGAATGCGCTTTATCGCTGCAGCGCTGGATTCCAACCGGAAGCAGGGCGCTTGGACGGCGTTAATGGGGGCGGAGATCGCTAATGAGTGA
- a CDS encoding thiazole synthase encodes MTQLTDTPFTIAGHDFSSRLLVGTGKYKDFTETGAAIAQSGAEIVTFAVRRTNLGQDADAPNLLDVISPKRYTLLPNTAGCYTAKDAVRTCRLARELLDGHKLVKLEVLGDDHTLYPNVVETLKAAETLLADGFDVMVYTSDDPIVARELEAMGCCAIMPLGSLIGSGHGIQNPHNVRLIVEQSNVPVLVDAGIGTASDAAMAMELGCDGVLLNTAIAHAQDPLRMANAMKLAVQAGRDAFLAGRMPRRQSADPSSPFAGRING; translated from the coding sequence ATGACACAACTGACCGATACACCGTTCACTATCGCCGGCCATGACTTCAGTTCCCGGCTACTCGTGGGCACCGGCAAGTACAAAGACTTTACCGAAACCGGCGCGGCCATTGCCCAAAGCGGCGCAGAAATTGTCACCTTCGCCGTACGCCGCACCAACCTAGGCCAGGATGCTGACGCCCCTAACCTACTGGATGTGATTTCGCCAAAGCGCTACACCCTGCTACCCAACACTGCAGGCTGCTACACCGCCAAAGATGCGGTACGTACCTGCCGCTTGGCGCGTGAACTCCTGGATGGCCACAAACTAGTCAAACTGGAAGTGCTAGGCGATGACCACACGCTTTACCCCAATGTGGTCGAAACGCTCAAGGCTGCCGAAACACTGTTGGCTGATGGGTTCGATGTGATGGTCTACACCAGCGACGATCCTATTGTGGCACGTGAGTTAGAGGCCATGGGCTGCTGCGCTATCATGCCGCTGGGCTCACTCATTGGCTCTGGCCATGGCATTCAAAACCCACACAACGTGCGCCTGATTGTTGAGCAAAGCAACGTACCGGTACTGGTTGATGCGGGCATTGGCACCGCCTCTGACGCGGCCATGGCGATGGAACTAGGCTGCGACGGCGTACTGCTGAACACCGCTATTGCCCACGCCCAAGACCCGCTGCGTATGGCTAACGCCATGAAGTTGGCCGTACAAGCTGGCCGCGATGCATTTTTAGCTGGCCGCATGCCACGCCGCCAGAGCGCCGACCCCTCTTCGCCTTTTGCAGGCCGGATTAACGGCTGA
- the thiS gene encoding sulfur carrier protein ThiS: protein MPTFNESIQLTLNGEPYAIAPGLTAADLVDQLGLSGRRIAVEINEQIVPKSQLATTPLADSDQVEVVHAIGGG, encoded by the coding sequence ATGCCTACCTTCAATGAGTCGATACAGCTTACGCTCAACGGCGAACCCTACGCCATTGCCCCCGGCCTAACCGCCGCTGATCTGGTTGATCAGCTGGGCCTTAGCGGGCGTCGTATCGCCGTAGAAATTAACGAGCAGATTGTGCCCAAAAGCCAGCTTGCCACCACCCCGTTAGCGGATAGCGACCAAGTAGAAGTGGTCCACGCTATTGGTGGCGGCTAG
- a CDS encoding 2-hydroxyacid dehydrogenase, whose protein sequence is MRIAVFSAKPYDQAFLSRASATKRHDLSFFDARLTIDTAPLAKGFDGVCVFVNDHLDAGVLEQLYAGGTRLVALRSAGFNHVDLAAAERLGITVARVPAYSPHAVAEHAVALVMSLNRMTFRAYNRVREGNFALDGLLGFDLHGKTVGVIGTGHIGLIFADIMHGFGCRILAHDPLPNPQAKEFVEYVPLETLYAQADIVSLHCPLTPDTDHLINAAAIAQMKQGVMLINTGRGRVVDTQAVIAGLKSGHIGRLGLDVYEEEEQLFFEDLSHKVIDDDQFMRLTTFHNVLITGHQAFFTTEALTNIAETTLANIDAFESGEGDIHRVVR, encoded by the coding sequence ATGCGCATCGCTGTTTTTAGCGCCAAACCTTACGATCAAGCCTTTCTTAGTCGTGCCAGCGCGACTAAGCGCCACGATCTAAGCTTCTTTGATGCACGCCTGACCATTGATACTGCCCCTTTAGCCAAAGGGTTTGATGGTGTGTGCGTTTTTGTAAACGATCACCTAGATGCTGGGGTGCTTGAACAGCTTTATGCAGGCGGTACGCGGTTGGTTGCGCTGCGCTCGGCGGGATTTAATCATGTTGACTTAGCGGCGGCCGAGCGACTGGGGATTACGGTGGCACGAGTGCCTGCCTATTCGCCCCATGCAGTTGCTGAGCATGCTGTGGCGCTGGTGATGAGTCTGAATCGTATGACCTTCCGCGCTTATAACCGCGTCCGGGAAGGCAATTTTGCACTTGATGGCCTGCTGGGGTTCGACCTACATGGCAAAACTGTTGGGGTGATTGGCACTGGGCATATTGGGCTGATTTTTGCTGACATCATGCATGGCTTTGGTTGTCGTATTCTCGCTCATGATCCACTCCCTAATCCGCAGGCTAAAGAGTTTGTAGAGTATGTGCCGCTTGAAACACTTTATGCCCAGGCCGATATTGTTTCTCTGCACTGCCCGTTAACACCAGATACTGATCACCTGATTAATGCTGCGGCCATTGCACAAATGAAACAGGGTGTGATGCTGATTAATACCGGACGCGGGCGAGTGGTCGATACTCAGGCGGTGATTGCCGGTCTAAAGAGTGGCCATATTGGCCGCCTGGGGCTGGATGTATACGAAGAAGAGGAGCAGCTGTTTTTCGAGGACCTATCGCACAAAGTGATTGATGATGATCAGTTTATGCGCCTGACCACTTTCCATAACGTGCTGATTACCGGCCATCAGGCCTTCTTCACCACCGAGGCGCTAACCAATATTGCCGAAACCACCCTGGCCAATATCGACGCCTTTGAAAGTGGCGAAGGAGACATACATCGCGTTGTACGATAA
- a CDS encoding sugar phosphate isomerase/epimerase family protein: MKTIKGPALFLAQYVSDEPPFNSLETIAPWAAGLGFKGVQIPTWDKRLFDLERAAESPEYCQSIQALLAEHGLELTELSTHLQGQLVAVHPAYDSLFDGFAPAELHGNPAARQAWAVEQLKLAARASAHLNLRAHGTFSGALLWPFLYPWPQRPAGLVEEGFAELAKRWKPILDVFDEAGVDLCFEIHPGEDLHDGATFERFLDAVDHHPRCCMLYDPSHLILQQLDHLAFLDRYQPWIRMFHVKDAEFHASATQGVYGGYTSWVERAGRFRSLGDGQVDFKAIFSKLAQYDFDGWAVIEWECALKHPQQGAEEGARFVADHIIQVTDRPFDDFADAGTDRKANRALLGLD, from the coding sequence ATGAAGACGATCAAGGGGCCTGCGCTCTTTTTAGCTCAGTACGTCAGTGATGAGCCCCCTTTCAATAGTTTGGAGACTATTGCTCCTTGGGCAGCTGGACTAGGTTTTAAGGGGGTGCAGATTCCCACCTGGGATAAACGCCTTTTTGATCTTGAACGTGCTGCCGAAAGCCCTGAATATTGCCAATCCATTCAGGCACTGCTTGCTGAGCATGGTTTAGAGCTCACCGAGCTTTCGACGCACCTACAAGGGCAGCTAGTGGCGGTGCATCCTGCCTACGATAGCCTGTTTGATGGTTTTGCTCCCGCTGAGCTGCATGGTAATCCCGCTGCGCGCCAGGCTTGGGCAGTCGAGCAGCTCAAACTTGCGGCGCGTGCCAGTGCCCATTTAAATCTGCGTGCTCACGGCACGTTCTCGGGCGCCTTACTGTGGCCTTTTCTATACCCATGGCCCCAGCGACCAGCAGGGCTGGTTGAGGAAGGCTTTGCCGAGCTTGCCAAACGCTGGAAGCCGATTCTGGATGTCTTTGACGAAGCTGGAGTTGACCTATGCTTCGAAATCCACCCTGGTGAAGACTTGCACGATGGCGCGACCTTTGAGCGTTTTCTGGACGCTGTAGATCACCATCCGCGCTGTTGCATGCTCTACGACCCTTCTCATCTTATTTTGCAGCAGCTTGATCACTTGGCCTTTCTTGACCGCTACCAGCCGTGGATCCGTATGTTTCACGTTAAGGATGCTGAATTCCATGCTTCGGCTACCCAAGGCGTGTATGGCGGCTATACCTCTTGGGTGGAGCGCGCCGGTCGTTTCCGCTCACTAGGAGACGGCCAAGTCGACTTCAAGGCGATCTTCTCTAAGTTGGCGCAGTACGATTTTGATGGCTGGGCAGTTATCGAATGGGAGTGTGCGCTTAAACACCCGCAGCAGGGTGCTGAAGAAGGGGCACGCTTTGTTGCCGACCACATTATTCAGGTCACCGATCGTCCCTTCGACGACTTCGCCGATGCTGGTACTGACCGGAAGGCTAACCGCGCGCTCTTAGGGCTCGATTGA
- a CDS encoding sugar ABC transporter ATP-binding protein, translating into MSEPILRLEGVGKAFGPVQVLENISFSVAPGEVVGILGENGAGKSTLLKIISGIYTPSAGQVFLDGQAFNALDPITARRHGVAMIPQEFNLIPTLRVYENVFLGQELRRGGLLDHARMRRRTRELLASLEVEMNPDVPIERLSVAEKQMVEVARVLVNDARIVILDEPTTVLTDREVAVLFRVVRSLVAKGVTILFISHKLKEVKELCSRLLILRDGKQVDFCAIGELSEEDMARKMVGRELTQIYPDKSATLNSASPALRVQGLGIKALLYDINLEVRHGEILGLSGLVGAGRTEIAEAIMGLRRKDSGDIFIDGEAISIHSPNDAHARGLAYLSEDRQGKGLQLSFNVMQNITSLSLKRYVRGLIRHGAERRRAEHYQQRLSIKASNLAAPISLLSGGNQQKVYFSKLLDIEPDILILDEPTRGIDISAKQQIYRLIRDLTEQGKAVVVISSELEEIIGMADRVLVVREGRIAADLSGDDINEEQIMLYAAGAWQQTNNNPVGDML; encoded by the coding sequence ATGAGTGAGCCTATCTTACGCCTTGAGGGGGTTGGCAAAGCCTTTGGCCCCGTTCAGGTACTTGAAAATATCTCGTTCTCGGTCGCCCCGGGTGAGGTGGTAGGTATTCTTGGTGAGAACGGCGCGGGTAAGTCGACCCTGCTTAAGATCATCAGTGGTATTTATACCCCGAGCGCGGGTCAGGTGTTCCTCGACGGCCAAGCATTCAACGCCCTTGATCCGATCACCGCGCGTCGCCACGGTGTGGCGATGATCCCCCAAGAGTTCAACCTGATTCCCACACTGCGTGTTTATGAGAATGTGTTCCTGGGCCAGGAGCTGCGTCGTGGCGGCTTGCTTGACCATGCGAGGATGCGTCGCCGCACTCGCGAATTGCTGGCGTCGTTGGAAGTGGAAATGAACCCTGACGTGCCTATTGAGCGGCTTAGCGTCGCCGAGAAGCAGATGGTGGAAGTTGCGCGTGTATTGGTCAATGACGCGCGCATCGTGATACTTGATGAGCCAACCACCGTGCTCACCGACCGTGAAGTGGCCGTGTTGTTTCGGGTGGTGCGTTCACTGGTTGCCAAGGGCGTGACGATCTTATTCATTTCCCACAAGCTTAAAGAAGTGAAAGAACTTTGCAGTCGCTTATTGATTCTGCGTGATGGCAAGCAAGTGGATTTCTGCGCTATCGGCGAGCTGAGTGAAGAGGACATGGCTCGTAAGATGGTCGGCCGTGAGCTTACTCAAATTTATCCCGATAAGTCGGCTACGTTGAACAGCGCTTCACCGGCCCTGCGCGTACAGGGGTTGGGTATCAAAGCGCTGCTTTACGATATCAACCTAGAGGTACGCCATGGCGAAATATTGGGCCTATCCGGTTTAGTTGGGGCTGGGCGCACGGAGATCGCCGAGGCGATTATGGGGCTAAGGCGTAAGGATAGTGGCGATATCTTTATCGACGGCGAGGCAATCAGCATCCACTCGCCTAATGACGCGCACGCACGAGGCTTGGCATATCTCTCGGAAGACCGTCAGGGTAAAGGCTTGCAGCTCTCTTTCAACGTGATGCAGAACATTACATCCCTGAGCTTGAAACGCTATGTGCGGGGCTTAATCCGCCATGGTGCTGAGCGCCGTCGCGCTGAGCACTATCAGCAGCGCTTATCCATCAAGGCCTCTAATTTGGCTGCTCCCATTAGCCTGCTGAGTGGCGGTAACCAACAGAAGGTTTACTTCTCCAAGCTGCTTGATATTGAACCAGATATTTTAATTCTGGATGAGCCAACTCGCGGCATCGATATTAGTGCCAAGCAGCAGATTTATCGCTTAATTCGCGACCTCACTGAGCAAGGGAAAGCGGTTGTCGTCATCTCTTCTGAACTTGAAGAGATTATTGGCATGGCCGATCGCGTCCTGGTGGTGCGTGAGGGGCGTATCGCGGCTGATTTAAGCGGCGACGACATCAATGAAGAACAGATCATGCTGTATGCCGCCGGGGCTTGGCAGCAAACGAACAATAATCCCGTGGGAGACATGCTATGA
- a CDS encoding LacI family DNA-binding transcriptional regulator — protein MPTIKDVAKAARCSTATVSRALASPEKVTEATRERVSRAIAEVGYAPNVAARNLRRAESKTIVALLPDISNPFFSEIINGMEEVAHQAGYQVLIGDCEHDPARAEAYFRLLPTNQADGVLLLTAEVPASLVQQASAQANFPLVMACEFFADIDLPTITIDNYQAARHAIDYLISLGHRRIVTLSGPAANPICIERVRGYCDTLTAHDLSDAIHIAEGDFGFRSGYLQGLTLLTPSNTRPTAIFCHSDEMAIGVLKAARQLDIPVPDKLSVIGFDNIGFSEYCEPELTTISQPRTQIGQQAMRLLISLIKNEPAVRHQTLSTQLIVRQSTGKIQS, from the coding sequence ATGCCCACCATTAAAGATGTTGCCAAGGCTGCACGCTGCTCCACAGCCACGGTTTCACGCGCGCTAGCCTCTCCGGAAAAAGTCACTGAAGCGACCAGAGAGAGGGTGTCACGTGCTATTGCTGAAGTTGGCTACGCGCCTAACGTGGCAGCGCGCAACCTACGCCGTGCCGAATCTAAAACGATTGTGGCGTTGCTACCCGATATCTCAAATCCATTTTTCTCTGAGATTATCAATGGCATGGAAGAGGTCGCCCATCAGGCGGGCTATCAGGTATTGATAGGGGATTGCGAGCACGACCCCGCCCGAGCAGAGGCTTATTTTAGACTGCTACCGACCAATCAAGCCGACGGAGTGCTGCTACTCACCGCTGAAGTCCCTGCCAGCCTGGTCCAACAAGCAAGCGCCCAAGCTAATTTCCCGCTGGTGATGGCATGTGAGTTTTTTGCCGATATTGACCTACCCACCATCACCATCGATAACTATCAGGCCGCCCGCCACGCTATCGATTATTTGATATCACTGGGCCATCGCCGCATCGTTACGTTAAGCGGCCCTGCAGCCAATCCCATTTGTATCGAACGGGTACGTGGCTACTGCGATACCCTCACTGCCCACGACCTGAGTGACGCCATTCATATTGCCGAGGGCGACTTTGGGTTTCGTTCCGGCTATCTGCAAGGCCTGACACTGCTCACGCCATCAAATACACGCCCCACTGCTATTTTTTGCCACAGCGACGAAATGGCAATTGGCGTCCTCAAAGCTGCCCGACAGCTGGATATTCCAGTGCCAGATAAACTCTCGGTGATCGGTTTCGATAACATTGGATTTAGCGAGTACTGCGAGCCTGAGCTGACGACTATCAGCCAACCCCGAACGCAAATCGGCCAGCAGGCCATGCGGCTGTTAATTAGCTTAATTAAGAATGAGCCTGCCGTTAGGCATCAAACGCTCAGTACTCAGTTAATCGTTCGCCAAAGCACAGGGAAAATCCAGTCCTAG
- a CDS encoding AEC family transporter, with protein sequence MESISGALGPLFLLILLGVVIGYLRWPSTTFWPHMERLIYFVLFPAMLVGTLATADVSQVPVGRLALVLLVAMGLFGLLLWYFRAWLRLSPAAFTSVFQGAVRFNTYVGVAGAAALHGSAGATTAAVAVALMVPVVNVMCVASFVAAGTLGSSSLGKSALALAKNPLILGCLVGIGLNLSGVGLPGWSQDTVELLGRAALPLGLVAVGVALRPAALLRFDRGVVATNAIKLLFMPMLVLLLAWLLGLDSVSRDVALLFAALPTATSAYILARQLGGDAELMAAIITGQTLMAMVTLPFWLKLVG encoded by the coding sequence ATGGAAAGCATTAGCGGAGCGCTGGGGCCGCTGTTTTTGTTAATTCTGTTAGGTGTAGTAATTGGTTACTTGCGCTGGCCGAGCACAACGTTTTGGCCGCACATGGAGCGCTTAATTTACTTTGTGTTGTTTCCTGCAATGCTGGTGGGCACGCTTGCCACGGCGGATGTAAGTCAAGTACCAGTAGGTCGGTTAGCCCTGGTGTTATTAGTCGCAATGGGGTTATTTGGGCTATTACTGTGGTATTTCCGCGCTTGGCTGCGGTTATCGCCAGCGGCGTTTACCTCGGTGTTTCAAGGGGCTGTGCGCTTTAACACATATGTAGGTGTCGCCGGTGCGGCAGCACTACATGGCAGTGCGGGAGCTACCACGGCGGCGGTAGCGGTGGCGTTAATGGTGCCGGTGGTCAACGTGATGTGTGTGGCAAGTTTTGTGGCCGCAGGCACATTAGGTAGTTCCAGCTTGGGTAAAAGCGCCTTAGCGCTAGCGAAGAACCCGCTAATACTAGGCTGTTTGGTGGGTATTGGTTTGAACCTGTCTGGGGTTGGGCTACCAGGTTGGAGCCAGGATACTGTAGAGCTGCTAGGGCGCGCAGCACTGCCACTGGGGTTAGTGGCGGTTGGTGTGGCACTACGACCTGCAGCGCTGCTGCGCTTTGACCGAGGCGTTGTTGCCACTAATGCCATTAAATTGCTGTTCATGCCCATGTTGGTGCTGTTGCTGGCGTGGTTACTGGGGCTAGACAGCGTTAGCCGCGATGTAGCGCTACTATTTGCTGCGCTACCCACCGCGACGTCGGCTTATATTCTCGCTCGTCAGCTAGGGGGTGATGCTGAATTAATGGCAGCAATTATTACCGGACAGACGTTAATGGCGATGGTGACACTGCCTTTTTGGCTGAAATTGGTGGGGTAA
- a CDS encoding ABC transporter permease, whose translation MNLSQQAKPVGERVVQCLRQLPISTSILAPLVALILLFVVSSLASEYFLNTRNLTNVMRQVSYTGIIAIGMTFVIIAGGIDLSVGSMVALVGVIVLYVVNAVSDPIQAVILAMLAAVVAGALFGLFNGLLVTRGRIAAFVVTLASMSIFRSLALYFTNAAEVSTRNPFFSDIGGGFFMGLPIPVLVFFGLAIVTHVLLFHTPYGRHVCAVGANPQVARYSGIRVERIVLSTFVIAGVCVGLSAIMLTSRLNSVSPSDAGYFYELDAIAAVVIGGTALSGGRGTVWGTVIGALILGIINNMLNLTGVSPYLQGLVKGGVILLAVLLQYKRTP comes from the coding sequence ATGAATTTGTCACAACAGGCTAAGCCGGTAGGCGAGCGCGTCGTTCAATGTCTGCGACAGCTCCCTATCAGTACTTCTATCCTGGCACCTTTGGTGGCACTTATTCTGCTGTTTGTGGTGTCGTCGCTGGCTAGCGAATACTTTCTTAACACCCGTAACCTTACCAACGTCATGCGTCAGGTATCGTATACCGGCATTATTGCTATCGGTATGACCTTTGTGATCATTGCTGGCGGTATCGATCTGTCGGTTGGTTCCATGGTGGCACTGGTCGGTGTCATCGTGCTTTATGTGGTGAATGCCGTCAGTGACCCTATTCAGGCGGTGATTCTCGCCATGCTGGCAGCCGTGGTCGCTGGCGCGCTCTTTGGGCTATTCAATGGGCTGCTGGTAACACGGGGGCGCATTGCGGCCTTTGTCGTAACGCTTGCCAGTATGTCGATCTTTAGATCGCTGGCGCTTTACTTTACCAATGCGGCGGAGGTCTCGACCCGCAACCCATTCTTTTCCGATATAGGTGGCGGCTTCTTTATGGGCCTGCCGATTCCGGTGTTGGTCTTCTTTGGTCTGGCGATTGTCACTCACGTGCTGCTATTCCACACCCCATACGGCAGGCATGTGTGCGCCGTCGGGGCAAATCCGCAGGTTGCCCGTTATTCAGGGATTCGCGTCGAGCGTATTGTACTTTCCACCTTCGTTATCGCCGGTGTGTGTGTCGGTCTCTCTGCAATCATGCTGACCTCGCGACTCAATTCAGTGAGTCCCAGCGATGCGGGCTATTTCTATGAGCTGGATGCCATCGCGGCAGTGGTGATTGGCGGTACTGCCCTGTCTGGTGGGCGGGGCACCGTATGGGGCACCGTTATTGGCGCACTGATTCTAGGCATTATCAATAACATGCTGAACTTGACCGGGGTCTCGCCCTATTTGCAAGGGTTGGTTAAGGGCGGTGTGATTCTGCTGGCGGTGTTACTGCAGTATAAGCGCACGCCTTAA
- a CDS encoding DUF423 domain-containing protein — MQQVDKTWWCVAALSGALMVMIGAYAAHGLAARTSAAMVDIVETGVRYQAWHTLAMLSVLAWRSRSPLPGQHVVLMLWMLGIMAFSGSLYLMALAGLNLGIVTPIGGLLLMAGWLALAITVLKT; from the coding sequence GTGCAGCAAGTTGATAAAACATGGTGGTGCGTGGCAGCGCTTTCGGGTGCCTTGATGGTGATGATTGGTGCTTACGCGGCCCATGGCTTAGCAGCACGCACTAGCGCTGCTATGGTGGATATCGTGGAAACCGGCGTGCGCTATCAGGCCTGGCACACGCTGGCTATGCTCTCAGTGCTGGCTTGGCGTAGCCGCTCCCCACTGCCAGGACAGCATGTCGTGCTGATGCTCTGGATGCTGGGCATCATGGCGTTTTCAGGTTCGCTTTATCTGATGGCGCTGGCGGGCTTAAACCTCGGTATTGTGACGCCGATTGGAGGTTTATTGCTCATGGCTGGTTGGCTGGCTTTGGCGATAACGGTGCTTAAAACTTAA
- the trmB gene encoding tRNA (guanosine(46)-N7)-methyltransferase TrmB, which translates to MTDTNDTAPESNTTGPESVDAPLHRRGIKSYVIRAGRMTQAQGRGLEEVWPRLGLTIADGLQDLDTLFGRQAPRVVEIGFGMGNSLIEQAETHPDTDFIGIEVHAPGVGKLLDEVDKRGLTNLRVYREDALAVLEQCLPESSLTTLQLFFPDPWPKKKHHKRRIVQPAFVELIRTRLMPGGTFHMATDWEAYAEWMAEVMEAAPGYANTASPDTTPYVPRPDFRPLTKFEARGEKLGHGVWDLIYRREG; encoded by the coding sequence ATGACCGATACGAACGACACCGCGCCCGAAAGCAACACCACTGGCCCTGAAAGCGTCGACGCCCCGCTGCACCGCCGAGGAATTAAAAGCTATGTGATTCGTGCTGGGCGTATGACGCAAGCGCAAGGCCGCGGCTTGGAAGAGGTATGGCCGCGCTTGGGGCTGACCATCGCTGACGGCCTCCAGGATTTAGACACCCTGTTTGGCCGCCAGGCGCCCCGCGTGGTGGAAATTGGCTTTGGCATGGGCAATTCGTTAATTGAACAGGCCGAAACTCACCCAGATACCGACTTTATTGGTATCGAAGTGCATGCCCCTGGCGTTGGCAAGCTACTGGATGAAGTCGATAAGCGTGGCCTGACTAACCTGCGCGTTTATCGTGAAGATGCCCTGGCAGTGCTGGAACAGTGCCTTCCTGAGAGTTCGCTGACCACGCTACAGCTGTTCTTCCCTGATCCGTGGCCAAAGAAAAAACACCATAAGCGGCGCATTGTGCAACCCGCCTTTGTAGAGCTGATTCGCACTCGCCTGATGCCCGGTGGCACTTTCCACATGGCCACCGACTGGGAAGCCTATGCGGAGTGGATGGCCGAGGTTATGGAGGCTGCTCCCGGCTACGCGAATACCGCAAGCCCGGACACCACCCCCTACGTACCACGCCCCGATTTCCGCCCGCTAACCAAGTTTGAAGCCCGCGGTGAAAAACTTGGCCATGGCGTATGGGATTTGATCTATCGTCGAGAAGGGTAA
- a CDS encoding SCO family protein, which produces MAAKTSKRKVLWLGLGLLVALLVVGLIGLYQTATSTNSDEPMGGPIEMPSTQGDFSLAQLEEGDIAIVSFGYTYCPDVCPINQAVKRQALAQLDETQRERVVPLLITVDPERDTLSRMEEYMQFFGSEFIGLVGSQAQLEDAAARYGVIWRRVEAPDSAMSYTIDHSASLFLVNREGEILQRVLYSPTPHGLISALDNALAR; this is translated from the coding sequence ATGGCAGCTAAAACAAGCAAACGTAAAGTGCTGTGGCTGGGATTAGGGCTGCTAGTCGCTCTACTGGTCGTTGGTCTTATTGGCCTTTATCAAACAGCTACTAGCACCAACAGCGACGAGCCCATGGGCGGGCCGATTGAAATGCCTTCCACCCAAGGCGATTTCTCGTTAGCCCAGCTTGAGGAAGGTGACATTGCCATCGTCTCGTTTGGTTATACCTACTGCCCCGACGTATGCCCCATCAATCAAGCCGTTAAACGTCAGGCGCTTGCCCAGTTAGATGAAACCCAGCGTGAACGCGTAGTACCACTATTGATTACCGTCGACCCCGAGCGAGACACACTTTCGCGAATGGAAGAGTACATGCAGTTTTTCGGGAGCGAATTTATTGGTTTGGTGGGCAGCCAGGCACAGCTGGAAGACGCTGCAGCCCGCTATGGCGTCATTTGGCGGCGCGTCGAGGCACCTGACTCAGCAATGTCATACACCATTGATCACAGCGCATCACTGTTTCTAGTCAACCGGGAGGGCGAGATTTTACAGCGAGTGCTCTACTCGCCAACGCCCCACGGGCTCATTTCGGCGCTGGACAACGCACTTGCTCGGTAG